AGCCGTGCGTCGTGCCCGACGACGCAGGGCACCACGGGCCCGGCCAGATAGCGCGACAGCGCGGTGTCCATCGCTGGGCCGATCATGTTGGCCAGCCGCAGGATCGTGACCGCGATGTCCGGCCTGCGCCTGGCCAGGCCACGCGCGTAGCCCTCGATGTCGATGCTGTCGCGCGCGAAGCCGTCGCGCGGCGGACGGCGGGCGCTGCTCTCCTCGGTGAACATCACCGGGTCGCGCGAGCTCGACCCGTAGACCTCCGACGTCGACTTGAGGATGACGCGACGCACCGACGGCGCCTTCTGGCACGCTGCGAACAGTTGGATCGCGCCCATCACGTTGAGTTCCTTCAACGTGGCCCGGCCACCCGAGCGAGGCGCGTACGACGCGGCCGCGGCATGTACGACGGTGTCGACGTTGCCGTTGCGGATCACCTTGGCAATGAACGGATTGCGGATGTCCGCGCGCACGAACTCCGCGCGGCCCATCCGACGTAGCAAATCCTTGCTCGGCGTGATCGCGTCGACCGCGATGACATGGTCGATCGACGGGTTCTGCGCCAACCTCGCGGTCAGATAACCGCCGAGGAACCGGCACGCACCCGTGACCAGGACCACTTTCGGGCCGGACTTCGGGTTGGGCACTGCGTCCGCGCCATCCGATCCTTCGCCGCCGACACCAGGGACCCCCGTTGGGCGTCCACCGGAACGTCCATCAGAATCCATCGGCCCAGCCTAGCGGCCGCGGCAGAAAGCTACTTGCCGAGTTTTCTGCGCTGCACGCGAGTACGCCGAAGCAGCTTGCGATGCTTCTTCTTCGACATGCGCTTACGCCGCTTCTTGATGACTGAACCCATAGACTCCGCAGTCTCCGCTATCTAAAGCCGTTGTTTGACCCGGTTACCTTACCCGGGCACACCCGGTAAACGGAAAACGGCCGGGCGTCCCGGGGTCGCCTCGGACGGCACGCGCCGCCCGAGGGGCCTCAGATCGCCGCCTGAGGCGTCGCCCCGGGTCCGTCGGACACCGGTCGTACCCCGATCAGCCCGCGTCGAAGTACGAGGTCTCCAGCAGGTCGTGGACGGCCTTGGCGTGCACACGGAACGATCGGCCCACCCGGACCGCAGGCAACTCTCCGTTGTGCACCAAGCGGTACACCGTCATCTTCGAGACCCTCATCAAGCTCGCCACCTCGGCGACGGTCAGGAATTGAGCTCGGGGCTGGCCGTCGCCAGCATCCCGCGCCGATGGCCCGTTCATAGACGTCATCGCAACCCAATCAATCAGGCACGGGCAGTCCCAGCGGCTTCCCCACCGCTGGCACCAACCCGCGCATACAAGGGGAGAATAGCGTGGCAGGTGGGGTTACTGCGACGGGTGTGGGGTAATCCATTGGAATTCCCCGAATTACTCGGATGTAATTCCTAGCTGCTCAGAGCGCGTTTTCGCGGCTTCCACGGCATTCGCGACCGCGGCCCGCAGCCCACCCCGCTCAAGTTCGCGCAGACCAGCGGCGGTTGTGCCGGCCGGTGAGGTGACCGTGGCGCGCAACTGGGCCGGCGTGGTGTCGAGCGCCGCGCCTCCGGCAGCGTTCACCTGATCCAGCCGATCGAGCAGCATCGCCGCCGAACCCGCCATCGTCTGGGCAACCAGATCGGTCGCCACGGCCCGCGACAGCCCGACGGCCACGCCGGCGTCGACCATCGCCTCGGCCATCATGAAGAAGTACGCCGGGCCCGAACCGGACAGCGCCGTGACGGCGTCCAGTTGCGCCTCTGCGACCGTGATGACACCGCCGACGGCGTCGAACAGCCCCGAGACCTCCTTGAGTTGCTCAGGCGTCGCGAACCGGCCGGGCGCCAACGCGCTGACCCCACCGCCGACGATCACCGGCGCATTGGGCATGACCCGCACCACCGGCGACCCGGCGGGCAGCTTGGCCTCGTAGTACGCGGTGCTGACCCCGGCCGCGATGGTGACGAAGACCTGTTCGGCGGTGTCGGTCTCGGCGTTGGCCGCCGCGTCGGCGATCTCGCCGATCACCTTCTCGACGTCGGTGGGCTTGACGGCGACGACGACGTAGTTGGCGTTCTCGGCGGCGTCGGCAACCGACGTCACCCGCACGGAGTACTTGTCCGCCAGGTACTTGGCCCGCTCGGGGAACTTCTCCGCAACGACCATGTCCTTGACCTGCCTGCCGGCCCGGAGCAGGCCGGACAACAGTGCCTCACCCATGCTCCCGCCGCCGATGATCGCGATTCTCGACATGCGGTCAGCATTTCATGGTGACCGGCTATCCCTGGTCGGCGGGGACCATGGCAAGCTGTCGCGTCTGCACGATGATGCGGCCCTCACAGTCAACGACGGTGTGGTCCTCGTCGAACCAGTCCCGGCCGATCTGCACCGTCGTGCACATCACCCGCAGCCAGCCGTCGGCGGGCAGACCACGCAGATACGCCGTCAGCTGGACCGTGGGCGCCCAACCGGTGCGCTCCACGGCATACGTCACGGGCGCCGACACATCGCCGCACAGGAGCGCGAACAGGATGTCCGGTGCGACGCCCTTGGGCCGCACCCAGTACTCGAACACCGGCGGACCGCCGCCCTCGCGGGCGCCGAGGGTGTGCAGCGCAGGCCGGATGTCGCAGCCGTGCGCCAGGTGCACGATCGGCTCCATGGGGTGCCCGGGTCCGATCGGCTCGATCTCGGGCGGCGGCTCGGGCGCCATGACGCGGGTGACCGGGTTGAACGACAGCAGCGGGGCCGTCCGGTGCCCGGCCTCGCCGGGCTGGTGCCCGAGCACACCGAGGGTCACCGAGGCCTGCACCGCCGTGCGGTCACCCTGGCGGAGTTCGACGTCGACGACGCTGATCCGCCGGCCTCGTTTGCGCACCGCGGTGACCAGCCGCATGGGGCCGGGATCGGGCGCCCACAGGAAGTTGCCCGAGACAGCGATGGGCTGCACAGGCTGCCCGAGCTCGGTCCGCGCGGCGTTCGCACACAGCGCGAGCATCGCGCCGCCGTGGACCTTGGGCCCGATCGTCCAGTGTTCGTTGAGCTCACCCTCATAGACGCCGTCACCGGCGGGGGTGAGCGCCATGGCATCGCTGAACAGCGTCGAGGCCGACACGTCGTTTCCTTCCGAAGGACTTCAGCGCAGCAGATGCTTGCGGGCGAACTGTAGCGACTCCGTCAGCAGCGCCTCGCGTTCGGAGTTCGTGCGCGCCGTCTGCGTGGTGACCTCGAGAACCACGTGCCCCGCGAAATCACTCGCCGCGAGCATCTGGCACACCTCCGCGACGGGCTGTGTGCCGTGACCGGGAACCAGGTGCTCGTCGGTCGAGGCGCCCTTGCCGTCGGCCAGGTGCAGGTGCACGAGCCCGTCGCCCATGCGCCGCGCCATGTCCAGCGCATCGGTACCGGCCGTGGCGGTGTGGCTCAGATCGAGCGTGTAGTGGGCGTGATTGCCGTCCAGCGGGTCATAGGACGGCGCGAACGCCGAGATGCCGGGCCCGGGCCTCCCGCCGCGCTTGCGCATGCGCGAGATCGACGTCTGGCCGGCCCCGAAGAAGCGGTCCGCGCGAAACGGGAACATGTTCTCGACGGCGACCATGACGTCGCTGCCCGCCTCGAGTTCGGCGACCTGATCACTGAACCCCTCGGCATAACGGCGCTGCCACCGAAACGGCGGGTGCACCACGACGGTCTGCGCGCCGAGCTGCTCGGCCGCGCGCACGCTGCGGTCCAGTTTCGCGATGGGGTTCGCGCCCCAGACACGTTGTGAGATCAGCAGACACGGCGCATGCACAGACAACACCGGGACGCCGTAATTCGCCGACAGTTTCTCGACGGCATCGATGTCCTGGCTGACCGATTCGGCCCACACCATGAGCTCCACGCCGTCGTAACCCAGACGGGCCGCGAGTTCGAATGCGGCTTCGGTTCTCAGCGGGTAGACGGACGCCGTGGACAGGCCGACCTTGATGGCGGGGCGCACAGTGATCGTCTACCGGCGGGTTCAGCTCGCCTGCAGGAGCGCCAGCGGCCCGAACGTCACGAGCGCACCGACGGCCACCGCGGTCAGCGTGCTCCCGATGTCCTCGGTTTTCCGGACCACCCGCACGCCGCCGGCCAGGCCGAGGATCACCAGCACACCGAGCACGAGAGCGACGATGGTGTTCCACTTCCACAGCTGATCGAAGGCGACGAACAGGCCCGCACCGAACGCCACCGCGATGATGCACTGCGCGACGACCCACATGCCCCGCACCAGGGGCGAGCCCTCGTCGTCGTCGAGTTCTTCTTCGTCGAGTTCGTCGTCGTACTCGACATCGGTGTCATCGAGGTCCCGGTCGAGATCCCGCTCGAGGTCCCGGTCCACCGACGGACCACCGAACAGCGGTCCCAGCGGGTACGACGTGTCAGCGCGCTCCCGCTCATCCGGATCGGTGTCGTCGACGTCCAGCGCCGTGTCCAGGTGGTCGTCGAAGCCCGTGTCGGCACCATCGCGGCCGTCATCGAGATCGTCGAGCGGATCGGGGCTCATCTGCTCGGCACCGGTGCCGCCCGCGGTGAAGTCGCGGGTACCGGAAGCGAACTGCCTGCGCGGCCGCGGCCGGAACTCGACCGGCTCCGGATCGATCTCGCGCGTCTTCAGGTGCGCGTCGTAATCGGCCTCGATGTCGGCGCCCGTGGTGTCCGGCGCGACGACCGACGAGGCACTGTCGGTGACGAGGTCCGCGCTGTCGCGGTCGCGCGGCTCGGCCTTGTCGGAAGCGCGTCCCGGCCGGTCGGCCTGCAGCGTCTGCGTTCCGTTGCGGCCATTGCGCGTGGGCTCTGCTGTGTCTCGGACCGGGTCTTGGGCCGCGCCGGCGACGGTCGTCTCGTCGAGGCTCGTGTCATGTTCACGCGAACCGCGCGAGGTCTGCGCCGAGTCATCGCTGATGATGGGGATCTCGCCCGTGAGTTCGGCAACAGTCACCGCGTCGGCGTTGCCCCGTCTACGCCGACGACGCCCGCCGACGGGCGGAGCCCCGATCGTTCCGTTCTTCGCCAGCAACTCCGCGACCGAGATCGGCCGCGAGGGGGTCTGGCTATCTTCAGGTCCTGTCATGTCGTGTTGCCTTCGGGGCTAGCTCTTCCTTATCGTCCGGCGTCGCGCGCAGTAGCGTCCACCAGGGCGGTTCCGTCGGCCTCGCTGTCGAGCTTCCGCAGGATCAGCCCCTCCCGCAATGCCCATGGGCAAATGTCGACGGATTCGATTTCCAGTGCTCGCATACTAGCCTCAGCTACCAGAGCACCGGCCACGATCTGTGGAGCCCGTTCGGCACTCACCCCTTCCAGTTCAGCGCGGTCAGCCGCCGTCATCCTAGAGATGAAAGCTATGAGCTGTCTTAATCCCGCCGCGGTGAGCGTCCGCTTGACACGTGGACCGGCCCCCGACGGGGCGGCTCCCGTGAGGCGGGCCAGCGACCGGAAGGTTTTCGACGTCGCGACGGCCAGGTCGGGCGCACCGGCCCGCAGCATCGCGGCGCCCGCATCCGAGAGCTCGTTGGCGAGCCAGTCGCGCAGCATCGCGACGCGTCGGCGTCCCGGCGGATCGTCGGGCAGCCATTCCCTGGTCAGCCTGCCCGCACCCAGTGGCAGCGACAGTGCCACCTCGGGTTCCTCGTCGACGCCGTTGGAGAGCTCGAGTGAACCGCCGCCGATGTCGATGTTGATGATGCGGCCTGCGCTCCAGCCATACCAGCGGCGCACGGCCAGGAACGTCAACCGCGACTCGTCGACCCCGCTGAGGACCTTCAGTGTCACCCCGGTCTCGGCTTGCACCCTCGCCAGCACGTCCTCGGAGTTGGTGGCGTCGCGCACCGCCGAGGTGGCAAAGGCCATCAGCTCCGCGCAGCCAGAACTCGCCGCGATCTTGGCGAATTCGTCGACGGTCTCGACCAGCTTGTCGGCACCTTTTCGGGTGAGTTTGCCCGAGCCGTCGATGGCCTCGGCCAGGCGCAGCGCGGCCTTGGTGGAACTCATCGGCGTGGGATGTCCACCACGGTGCGCATCCACCACGAGGAGATGGACTGTGTTGCTGCCCACGTCGAGCACGCCTAACCGCACGGGTTCAACCTAGTGGGTCACCCGGCGGGTTCCGTATCCGGACCCGCGCCCGATCGGCTCGGGGCGGTGGAAACGAGTAGCGTTTGGACTGTGACACGTGTGCATCCCGGTGAGGTTGAACTCGACTTCGCCCGTGAGTGGGTGGAGTTCTACGACCCCGATGACGCGGACCATCTCATCGCGGCGGACATGACCTGGCTGCTGTCCCGGTGGACGTGCGTGTTCGGCACCCCGGCCTGCCAGGGCACGGTGGAGGGCCGCCCAGACGACGGTTGCTGCTCGCACGGCGCGTTCCTGTCCGACGACGACGACCGGGCCCGGCTCGACGACGCCGTCTCGCAGCTCACCGACGAGGACTGGCAGTTCCGCGAGAAGGGCCTGGGCAAAAAGGGCTACCTCGAGGACGACGAGTACGACGGCAAGCCCAACCTGCGCACCCGCAAGTACAAGGGCGCCTGCATCTTCCTGAACCGGCCGGGATTCCCGGGCGGCATCGGCTGTGCGCTGCACAGCAAGGCACTCAAGCTCGGTGTCGAACCGTGGACCATGAAACCCGACGTGTGCTGGCAGCTGCCGATCCGGCGCAGCCAGGACTGGGTGGAACGCCCGGACGGCACCCAGATCCTCAAGACGGTCATCACCGAGTACGACCGCCGCGGCTGGGGCGAGGGCGGCGCCGACCTGCACTGGTACTGCAGCGGTGATCCGGCGGCCCACGTCGGCAGCCGCCCCGTCTGGGAGTCCTACGCGCCGGAGCTGACCGCACTGCTCGGCGAGAAGGCCTATGCCGAGCTGGCGGCGATGTGCAAGCGGCGCAGCAAGTTAGGTCTCATCGCGGTCCATCCGGCGACGCGTGCCGCCGAGAGCGGGTTGTCCGACCCGCCGCGTTAGCCGGAGGTCGTTTCAGGCTTGCCCCGGACGGGTATGTGCCATAGTTGTGGCAATGTCAGACGACCGCCGTGAAGCCCACCACGAATGCTCGGTGCCCAGATGTCAGCGATGTCAGCAACCATCGTCCTGATCGCCCTGGTGGCGTTGGGCGCCTGGCGGTTGGACATTCGCCGGCACCCCAACTGGGCGACGAGCGCTGATGCCCGGTTCTACATCTCGTCGGGCACGTGGATGGTGCTGATCGCGTTGTACTGGTTCCTGCAGTCCCGGCAGGACC
This genomic window from Mycolicibacterium goodii contains:
- a CDS encoding SDR family oxidoreductase; this encodes MDSDGRSGGRPTGVPGVGGEGSDGADAVPNPKSGPKVVLVTGACRFLGGYLTARLAQNPSIDHVIAVDAITPSKDLLRRMGRAEFVRADIRNPFIAKVIRNGNVDTVVHAAAASYAPRSGGRATLKELNVMGAIQLFAACQKAPSVRRVILKSTSEVYGSSSRDPVMFTEESSARRPPRDGFARDSIDIEGYARGLARRRPDIAVTILRLANMIGPAMDTALSRYLAGPVVPCVVGHDARLQLLHEQDALGALEHATVAGRAGTFNIGGDGIIMMSQAIRRSGRIRLPVPRSALAAVDSLSRATRYSEVDREQLNYLSYGRVMDTTRMRRDLGYSPKWTTGEAFDDYVRGRGLTPIIDPRWVGSLESRAVAVAQRWGR
- a CDS encoding 30S ribosomal protein bS22 is translated as MGSVIKKRRKRMSKKKHRKLLRRTRVQRRKLGK
- a CDS encoding cell division/environmental response transcriptional regulator, with amino-acid sequence MTSMNGPSARDAGDGQPRAQFLTVAEVASLMRVSKMTVYRLVHNGELPAVRVGRSFRVHAKAVHDLLETSYFDAG
- the proC gene encoding pyrroline-5-carboxylate reductase; translation: MSRIAIIGGGSMGEALLSGLLRAGRQVKDMVVAEKFPERAKYLADKYSVRVTSVADAAENANYVVVAVKPTDVEKVIGEIADAAANAETDTAEQVFVTIAAGVSTAYYEAKLPAGSPVVRVMPNAPVIVGGGVSALAPGRFATPEQLKEVSGLFDAVGGVITVAEAQLDAVTALSGSGPAYFFMMAEAMVDAGVAVGLSRAVATDLVAQTMAGSAAMLLDRLDQVNAAGGAALDTTPAQLRATVTSPAGTTAAGLRELERGGLRAAVANAVEAAKTRSEQLGITSE
- a CDS encoding thioesterase family protein, whose protein sequence is MSASTLFSDAMALTPAGDGVYEGELNEHWTIGPKVHGGAMLALCANAARTELGQPVQPIAVSGNFLWAPDPGPMRLVTAVRKRGRRISVVDVELRQGDRTAVQASVTLGVLGHQPGEAGHRTAPLLSFNPVTRVMAPEPPPEIEPIGPGHPMEPIVHLAHGCDIRPALHTLGAREGGGPPVFEYWVRPKGVAPDILFALLCGDVSAPVTYAVERTGWAPTVQLTAYLRGLPADGWLRVMCTTVQIGRDWFDEDHTVVDCEGRIIVQTRQLAMVPADQG
- a CDS encoding sugar phosphate isomerase/epimerase family protein, translating into MRPAIKVGLSTASVYPLRTEAAFELAARLGYDGVELMVWAESVSQDIDAVEKLSANYGVPVLSVHAPCLLISQRVWGANPIAKLDRSVRAAEQLGAQTVVVHPPFRWQRRYAEGFSDQVAELEAGSDVMVAVENMFPFRADRFFGAGQTSISRMRKRGGRPGPGISAFAPSYDPLDGNHAHYTLDLSHTATAGTDALDMARRMGDGLVHLHLADGKGASTDEHLVPGHGTQPVAEVCQMLAASDFAGHVVLEVTTQTARTNSEREALLTESLQFARKHLLR
- a CDS encoding FUSC family protein — encoded protein: MTGPEDSQTPSRPISVAELLAKNGTIGAPPVGGRRRRRRGNADAVTVAELTGEIPIISDDSAQTSRGSREHDTSLDETTVAGAAQDPVRDTAEPTRNGRNGTQTLQADRPGRASDKAEPRDRDSADLVTDSASSVVAPDTTGADIEADYDAHLKTREIDPEPVEFRPRPRRQFASGTRDFTAGGTGAEQMSPDPLDDLDDGRDGADTGFDDHLDTALDVDDTDPDERERADTSYPLGPLFGGPSVDRDLERDLDRDLDDTDVEYDDELDEEELDDDEGSPLVRGMWVVAQCIIAVAFGAGLFVAFDQLWKWNTIVALVLGVLVILGLAGGVRVVRKTEDIGSTLTAVAVGALVTFGPLALLQAS
- a CDS encoding Ppx/GppA phosphatase family protein; this translates as MRLGVLDVGSNTVHLLVVDAHRGGHPTPMSSTKAALRLAEAIDGSGKLTRKGADKLVETVDEFAKIAASSGCAELMAFATSAVRDATNSEDVLARVQAETGVTLKVLSGVDESRLTFLAVRRWYGWSAGRIINIDIGGGSLELSNGVDEEPEVALSLPLGAGRLTREWLPDDPPGRRRVAMLRDWLANELSDAGAAMLRAGAPDLAVATSKTFRSLARLTGAAPSGAGPRVKRTLTAAGLRQLIAFISRMTAADRAELEGVSAERAPQIVAGALVAEASMRALEIESVDICPWALREGLILRKLDSEADGTALVDATARDAGR